In the genome of Microbacterium saperdae, one region contains:
- a CDS encoding ATP-binding cassette domain-containing protein: protein MTDMSPSVLDVQNLRIGFEGALVVDGVSFTVSAGECVAIVGESGAGKSLTARALLGLAPSTARVDADRLRVGGDDVRGWKESAWRRIRGAEIALVSQDALVALDPLQRIGSEIAEPLRLHPAARGDDAIGDRVQALLRRVWMPEPERRARQYPHELSGGLRQRALIASAIAAAPAVLVADEPTTALDATVQARILDLLRAIADAGTAVVFVSHDFAAVRRLADRVLVMRRGEVVESGTVTEVLESPQHPYTRQLIAATIHEPRISDLGAAAPVLTATAVSKAFAGLPAVIDATFVVSQGRTLGIVGESGSGKTTLARMIMGVEQPDQGELHEEPGHRVQLVHQNPLGAFDPRWSIGRSLREALAAGGVPRAQRQRRVEELLGEVDLDPGLAARRPAELSGGQRQRAAIARALAADPDVLVLDEPVSALDPSVRERVLQLLLRLQRERRLTMVFVSHDLDVVRAVADEVLVMQDGRIVEQGSIAEVFDTPRHPFTRELLAANGGGVPPTEAEPSVSP from the coding sequence ATGACCGACATGTCACCGTCCGTGCTCGATGTGCAGAATCTGCGGATCGGCTTCGAGGGCGCACTCGTGGTGGACGGAGTCTCCTTCACGGTGTCCGCCGGGGAATGCGTCGCGATCGTCGGGGAGTCGGGCGCCGGGAAGTCGCTGACCGCGCGCGCCCTGCTCGGTCTCGCTCCGTCGACTGCGCGAGTGGATGCCGATCGTCTGCGTGTCGGGGGAGACGACGTGCGAGGGTGGAAGGAGTCCGCCTGGCGGCGCATCCGGGGCGCGGAGATCGCCCTGGTCTCGCAAGACGCGCTCGTCGCGCTCGACCCTCTGCAGCGGATCGGCTCGGAGATCGCGGAGCCGCTGCGGTTGCATCCCGCAGCACGGGGAGACGATGCCATCGGCGACCGGGTGCAGGCGCTGCTACGACGCGTGTGGATGCCGGAACCGGAACGCCGCGCCAGGCAGTACCCGCATGAGCTGTCCGGAGGTCTCCGCCAGCGCGCGCTGATCGCCTCGGCGATAGCGGCCGCGCCGGCCGTGCTCGTCGCGGATGAGCCCACGACCGCACTCGACGCGACCGTGCAGGCGCGCATCCTCGACCTGCTGCGAGCGATCGCGGATGCCGGGACCGCGGTCGTGTTCGTGAGTCATGACTTCGCTGCCGTGCGGCGCCTCGCGGATCGGGTGCTGGTGATGCGGCGGGGCGAGGTCGTGGAGTCCGGCACCGTGACGGAGGTGCTGGAGTCGCCGCAGCATCCGTACACGCGCCAGCTCATCGCGGCCACCATCCATGAGCCGCGGATCTCGGACCTCGGTGCCGCCGCACCCGTGCTGACAGCGACCGCGGTGTCGAAGGCGTTCGCGGGGCTGCCCGCCGTGATCGACGCCACCTTCGTCGTCTCGCAGGGACGCACGCTGGGGATCGTGGGAGAGTCCGGTTCCGGCAAGACGACGCTCGCGCGCATGATCATGGGAGTGGAGCAGCCCGACCAGGGGGAGCTGCACGAGGAGCCGGGGCACCGCGTCCAGCTCGTGCATCAGAATCCCCTCGGCGCCTTCGACCCGCGGTGGTCGATCGGCCGCTCCCTGCGCGAGGCGCTCGCTGCCGGTGGTGTGCCGCGGGCGCAGCGGCAGCGTCGGGTCGAGGAGCTTCTCGGCGAGGTCGACCTCGACCCAGGGCTCGCCGCGCGGCGTCCGGCAGAGTTGTCGGGCGGTCAGCGACAGCGTGCGGCGATCGCCCGGGCACTCGCCGCAGATCCGGACGTGCTGGTGTTGGATGAACCGGTGTCAGCGCTCGACCCGTCGGTGCGGGAGCGGGTGCTGCAGCTGCTGTTGCGCCTGCAGCGCGAACGCCGGCTCACGATGGTCTTCGTCTCGCACGACCTCGACGTGGTCCGGGCCGTGGCCGACGAGGTGCTCGTGATGCAGGACGGACGCATCGTCGAACAGGGCAGTATCGCCGAGGTGTTCGACACGCCCCGGCATCCGTTCACGCGGGAATTGCTCGCCGCGAACGGCGGTGGCGTTCCTCCCACGGAAGCGGAGCCGTCCGTCAGCCCTTGA
- a CDS encoding ABC transporter substrate-binding protein: MPARPVRRLLPFAALAATAALVLSACATPAAQNGGDDDAELVWSIEGANLSAGHMDPQVSQLDVSGMVQRAVLDSLVFQEDDGTFSPWLATDWTVSPDSTEYTFTLRDDVTFHDGEPFDAAAVKANLDRIVDPETASAQAASMLGADFYEGTEVVDDHTVTVRFSQPYAPFLQAASTPQLGFYSPAVLADSADKLKAGGPGITVGTGPFELTEYTPDQELVYTRNDDYAWGPHGEKAPAFETLRVEIQPEASVRAGVVESGESDLASNIPPNLAKDLGAGVTVDSIEYPGLPYSLYLNEKYGVFSDEKVRQAFARGIDIDAAVEEIFFGQFPRAWSVLGSTTPGYDAALEGTWAFDPDAANTLLDEAGWTERDDEGYRTKDGKRLSVRWIAWTPVPDDRAALANAIQSDLKDIGFEVVREVLEPGAYNEQYGPKTFDLTDWGFSGVDPDLLRSHLHTDGFQNASQVSDPELDTLLDTAVATSDQDERNALYTQLQEWNAEYTAIVPLYSPSAITAVGERLDGLDYDLYGRPLFYDVTVG, encoded by the coding sequence ATGCCCGCAAGACCCGTGCGCCGTCTCCTGCCCTTCGCCGCGCTCGCCGCGACCGCCGCGCTCGTGCTCAGCGCCTGCGCCACTCCCGCCGCGCAGAACGGCGGCGACGACGACGCCGAACTCGTCTGGTCGATCGAGGGGGCGAACCTGTCCGCAGGCCACATGGACCCGCAGGTCAGTCAGCTCGACGTGTCGGGCATGGTGCAGCGTGCGGTGCTGGACTCGCTCGTCTTCCAGGAGGACGACGGCACGTTCTCGCCGTGGCTCGCGACCGACTGGACGGTCTCGCCCGACAGCACCGAGTACACCTTCACGCTCCGCGACGACGTGACCTTCCACGACGGGGAGCCGTTCGACGCGGCGGCCGTCAAGGCGAACCTCGACCGCATCGTCGACCCCGAGACCGCATCGGCGCAGGCGGCCAGCATGCTCGGCGCCGACTTCTACGAGGGCACGGAGGTCGTCGACGATCACACCGTCACGGTGAGGTTCTCGCAGCCTTACGCCCCGTTCCTGCAGGCGGCGAGCACACCGCAGCTCGGCTTCTACTCGCCCGCCGTGTTGGCGGACTCGGCGGACAAGCTCAAGGCCGGAGGCCCCGGTATCACGGTCGGCACCGGGCCGTTCGAGCTGACCGAGTACACGCCCGATCAGGAGCTCGTGTACACCCGGAACGATGACTACGCCTGGGGTCCCCACGGCGAGAAGGCACCGGCCTTCGAGACGCTGCGGGTGGAGATCCAGCCCGAGGCGTCCGTGCGTGCCGGTGTGGTGGAGAGCGGAGAGTCGGACCTCGCGAGCAACATCCCGCCGAACCTCGCCAAGGACCTCGGCGCCGGAGTCACGGTCGACTCGATCGAGTACCCGGGCCTTCCGTACTCCCTGTACCTGAACGAGAAGTACGGCGTGTTCTCCGACGAGAAGGTGCGTCAGGCGTTCGCACGCGGCATCGACATCGATGCGGCCGTCGAGGAGATCTTCTTCGGACAGTTCCCGCGCGCGTGGAGCGTGCTCGGATCGACCACCCCCGGTTACGACGCGGCGTTGGAGGGCACCTGGGCGTTCGACCCGGATGCGGCGAACACGCTCCTCGACGAGGCGGGCTGGACGGAGCGCGACGACGAGGGGTACCGCACCAAAGACGGCAAGCGCCTCTCCGTGCGCTGGATCGCCTGGACTCCTGTACCTGACGACCGCGCGGCCCTGGCCAACGCCATCCAGTCCGATCTGAAGGACATCGGGTTCGAGGTCGTGCGCGAGGTGCTCGAGCCGGGCGCTTACAACGAGCAGTACGGTCCCAAGACCTTCGACCTGACGGACTGGGGCTTCTCCGGCGTCGACCCCGATCTGCTGCGCAGCCACCTGCACACCGACGGATTCCAGAACGCATCCCAGGTGTCGGATCCCGAGCTGGACACGCTGCTCGACACGGCCGTCGCGACGAGCGACCAGGACGAGCGCAACGCGCTCTACACGCAGCTGCAGGAGTGGAACGCCGAGTACACGGCGATCGTGCCCCTCTACAGCCCGTCCGCGATCACGGCGGTGGGCGAACGTCTGGACGGCCTCGACTACGACCTCTACGGTCGGCCCCTGTTCTACGATGTGACGGTCGGCTGA
- a CDS encoding glycine C-acetyltransferase, giving the protein MYGTFQAHLEAELAGIEEAGLTKHERGIRGPQRTEIVADGSEVLNFCANNYLGLADDPRILDAATTALQEWGYGLASVRFICGTQEQHLELERRLAGFLGTDDAILYSSCFDANGGVFETLFGADDAIISDELNHASIIDGIRLSKARRLRYRNRDMADLEEQLRAASDARFRVVVTDGVFSMDGYIAPLAEICDLAERYDALVFVDDSHAVGFVGENGRGTPEFCGVADRVDIYTGTFGKALGGASGGYVAAHADIVALLRQRSRPYLFSNTLAPAIVAGTLTALDLVEGSAELRATLRENAALFRRRMAEEGFELLPGEHPIVPVMFGDAALTAQIAREMQAQGIYVTAFSFPVVPRGLARIRVQLSAAHTAEQVERCVAAFVSARASVG; this is encoded by the coding sequence ATGTACGGGACTTTTCAGGCGCATCTGGAGGCGGAACTCGCCGGTATCGAGGAAGCAGGGCTCACGAAGCACGAGCGGGGCATCCGCGGTCCGCAGCGCACCGAGATCGTCGCCGACGGCTCCGAGGTGCTGAACTTCTGCGCCAACAACTACCTCGGGCTGGCCGATGATCCGCGGATCCTGGACGCGGCGACCACAGCCCTGCAGGAGTGGGGCTACGGCCTCGCCAGTGTGCGCTTCATCTGCGGCACGCAGGAGCAGCACCTGGAACTCGAGCGGCGGCTGGCCGGCTTCCTCGGTACCGACGACGCGATCCTCTACTCCTCGTGCTTCGACGCGAACGGGGGCGTGTTCGAGACGCTGTTCGGCGCGGACGACGCGATCATCTCCGACGAGCTCAACCACGCCTCGATCATCGACGGCATCCGCCTCTCCAAGGCACGGCGACTGCGGTACCGCAACCGTGACATGGCCGACCTCGAGGAGCAGCTGCGCGCGGCATCCGATGCACGGTTCCGCGTCGTGGTCACCGATGGCGTGTTCTCGATGGACGGCTACATCGCCCCGCTCGCCGAGATCTGCGACCTGGCCGAGCGGTACGACGCGCTGGTGTTCGTCGACGATTCCCACGCGGTCGGCTTCGTCGGCGAGAACGGACGGGGCACCCCGGAGTTCTGCGGAGTCGCTGACCGGGTGGACATCTACACGGGGACGTTCGGCAAGGCGCTGGGCGGTGCATCCGGCGGCTATGTGGCCGCGCACGCCGACATCGTCGCGCTGCTGCGGCAGCGGTCGCGCCCGTATCTCTTCTCGAACACCCTGGCTCCGGCGATCGTCGCCGGGACTCTGACGGCGCTGGATCTGGTCGAGGGGTCCGCCGAGCTGCGGGCGACTCTGCGCGAGAACGCCGCACTGTTCCGACGTCGGATGGCAGAGGAGGGGTTCGAGCTGCTTCCGGGCGAGCATCCGATCGTCCCGGTGATGTTCGGTGATGCCGCCCTCACAGCGCAGATCGCTCGGGAGATGCAGGCGCAGGGCATCTACGTCACCGCCTTCAGCTTCCCCGTCGTGCCGCGCGGCCTGGCGCGCATCCGCGTGCAGCTCTCGGCCGCGCACACCGCCGAGCAGGTGGAACGCTGTGTCGCGGCGTTCGTCTCGGCGCGTGCGTCGGTCGGCTGA
- a CDS encoding ABC transporter permease yields the protein MKAVLLRIAGLVASVVIVLWGAATVAFLAFRVIPGDPVSVMLGPQAQVSEAVKDGIRTELGLDRPPFEQYLAYLGQLVRGDLGESYQLRLPVTEVIGRQLGATLQLSALALGIAVVVALVVALLARGEVARAVATGIELIVLSSPVFWIGLVLLSVFAFGLGWFPVSGSRNPATIVLPAVTLALPVAALLGQVLRDGLIQAERMPFAETVRARGASRGWFTLRHGLRHGASSAVTLTAYLTGSVLGGAVLVETVFARPGLGRVTLAAISDRDLPVISGIILLSALVFVIVNVIVELVHPLIDPRLHRAAPVSGARR from the coding sequence GTGAAGGCTGTGCTCCTGCGGATCGCCGGGCTCGTCGCCTCCGTGGTCATCGTGCTGTGGGGTGCCGCCACGGTCGCGTTCCTCGCGTTCCGTGTGATCCCCGGCGACCCGGTGTCGGTCATGCTCGGCCCGCAGGCTCAGGTCAGCGAGGCCGTGAAGGACGGCATCCGCACCGAGCTCGGATTGGATCGCCCGCCGTTCGAGCAGTACCTGGCGTACCTCGGGCAGCTCGTGCGTGGAGACCTCGGTGAGTCCTACCAGCTACGGCTGCCGGTGACCGAGGTCATCGGTCGGCAGCTCGGCGCGACGTTGCAGCTGTCGGCTCTCGCGCTCGGGATCGCGGTGGTGGTCGCCCTCGTGGTCGCCCTGCTCGCGCGCGGCGAGGTGGCGCGCGCGGTGGCCACCGGGATCGAACTCATCGTGCTGTCATCGCCGGTGTTCTGGATCGGTCTGGTGCTCCTGAGTGTGTTCGCCTTCGGCCTCGGGTGGTTCCCGGTCTCCGGCAGTCGCAATCCGGCGACGATCGTCTTGCCGGCGGTTACTCTCGCCCTGCCGGTCGCTGCGCTGCTCGGACAGGTGCTGCGCGATGGACTCATTCAGGCGGAGCGGATGCCGTTCGCCGAGACCGTGCGCGCGCGGGGCGCCAGTCGTGGATGGTTCACGCTGCGGCATGGACTGCGACACGGTGCGTCCAGTGCGGTGACGCTCACCGCATATCTCACCGGGTCGGTGCTCGGTGGCGCGGTGCTGGTCGAGACGGTGTTCGCCCGCCCGGGACTCGGCCGCGTCACCCTCGCTGCGATCAGCGACCGGGATCTTCCCGTCATCTCCGGCATCATCCTGCTCAGCGCCCTCGTGTTCGTGATCGTGAACGTGATCGTCGAGCTGGTGCATCCGCTCATCGATCCCCGCCTGCACCGGGCCGCCCCCGTCTCAGGGGCGCGACGATGA
- a CDS encoding pentapeptide repeat-containing protein gives MARSTESPAAPRVSPPDLPDEFTPALPARNADLIAATLDVSGTVDLAYASLEQCRVTADADAVDLTGGTILDVELADARIASLRLRGAGVRRLRIVGGRIGTLDLSTARISELELTGVRIDYLNLGAARAADVEISDCRIRTLDIPQAELTRVRFTRTTCDEVDPRGMRATDVDLRGLDALSFLDAISLRGTTLTEFQVQQLAPVIAAGLGIQIKG, from the coding sequence ATGGCCCGCTCGACCGAATCCCCCGCTGCGCCGCGGGTCTCACCGCCCGACCTTCCCGACGAGTTCACCCCGGCTCTCCCGGCCCGGAATGCCGACCTCATCGCGGCGACGCTCGACGTCAGCGGCACCGTCGACCTCGCCTATGCCTCGCTCGAGCAGTGCCGGGTGACGGCGGATGCCGATGCCGTCGACCTGACCGGTGGCACGATCCTCGATGTCGAGCTCGCCGACGCGCGTATCGCCTCGCTCCGCCTGCGTGGCGCCGGTGTGCGCCGACTGCGCATCGTGGGCGGACGCATCGGCACTCTCGATCTGAGCACGGCGCGCATCTCGGAGCTCGAGCTGACCGGGGTGCGCATCGACTACCTCAACCTCGGAGCAGCGCGCGCAGCCGACGTCGAGATCTCGGACTGCCGCATCCGCACGCTCGACATCCCTCAGGCGGAGCTCACCCGCGTGCGGTTCACCCGCACCACGTGCGATGAGGTCGATCCGCGCGGCATGCGTGCCACCGACGTCGACCTGCGCGGCCTCGACGCTCTGTCGTTCCTCGACGCGATCAGTCTCCGCGGCACCACACTCACCGAATTCCAGGTGCAGCAGCTGGCCCCGGTCATCGCGGCCGGCCTCGGCATCCAGATCAAGGGCTGA
- the valS gene encoding valine--tRNA ligase produces the protein MSVIPDKPALEGLEAKWDSTWAEQGTYLFDRLRAAQSGREGVYSIDTPPPTASGSLHIGHVFSYTHTDVKARFERMRGKTVFYPMGWDDNGLPTERRVQNYYGVRCDPTLPYTDDFTPPFEGGDNKSSRAADQVPISRRNFIELCERLTIEDEKQFEALFRQLGLSVDWTQTYRTISDETIRQSQLAFLRNIERGEAYQDLAPTLWDIDFRSAIAQAELEDRDQQAAYHTIEFPFADGTGSIAIDTTRPELLPACIAIVTHPEGPHKHLIGTKVRTPFFGAEIEIHGHHLAQPDKGTGAAMVCTFGDVTDIVWWRELHTVADQHLPNMTTIGLDGRFLPTAPESVANAEAIDWYAESLAGKTVFSARKALVEKLQETGDVTAVGKPFNHAVKFFEKGDRPLEIVSTRQWYIRNGARDVALRDELVARGQELTWHPDFMRVRYENWVGGLTGDWLVSRQRFFGVPIPLWYGLDENGERDYDRVLAPDTASLPIDPTIDVPAGYTEDQRGAAGGFDAEADILDTWATSSLTPQLAGGWQRDEELWQLTAPFDLRPQGQDIIRTWLFSTMLRSTLEDSRAPWRSAAISGFIVDPDRKKMSKSKGNVVTPADILDAHGSDAVRYWSASSRLGTDAAFDPQNPTQVKIGRRLAIKVLNAAKFVLSFPVPEGAQVTHALDASMLASLDGVIADATAAFEKYDQARALEITEAFFWTFCDDYLELVKERAYNQNDVGQASAALALRLALSTLLRLLAPVLSFATEEAWSWFEEGSIHTASWPEALGIDGDPAVLAAASEALIGIRRAKTEAKASQKTPVSRAAIAAPAGKLDALRAAADDLRAVGRIAELEFTEAEAFAVTAIELAPVEAS, from the coding sequence ATGTCCGTGATTCCAGACAAGCCCGCACTCGAAGGTCTCGAAGCGAAGTGGGACAGCACCTGGGCAGAACAGGGCACGTACCTGTTCGACCGCCTCCGCGCCGCACAGTCCGGCCGCGAGGGTGTCTACTCGATCGACACCCCGCCGCCGACCGCATCGGGCAGCCTCCACATCGGCCACGTGTTCTCGTACACCCACACCGACGTCAAGGCGCGCTTCGAGCGCATGCGCGGCAAGACCGTGTTCTACCCGATGGGCTGGGACGACAACGGCCTGCCCACCGAGCGTCGCGTGCAGAACTACTACGGCGTGCGCTGCGACCCCACCCTCCCCTACACGGATGACTTCACTCCTCCGTTCGAGGGCGGCGACAACAAGTCCAGCCGCGCCGCCGACCAGGTGCCGATCAGCCGCCGCAACTTCATCGAGCTGTGCGAGCGCCTGACCATCGAGGACGAGAAGCAGTTCGAGGCGCTGTTCCGCCAGCTCGGGCTGAGCGTCGACTGGACGCAGACCTACCGGACCATCTCCGACGAGACGATCCGCCAGAGCCAGCTCGCGTTCCTGCGCAACATCGAGCGTGGCGAGGCGTACCAGGACCTCGCCCCCACTCTGTGGGACATCGACTTCCGCTCTGCGATCGCCCAGGCCGAACTCGAGGACCGCGACCAGCAGGCCGCGTACCACACCATCGAGTTCCCCTTCGCGGACGGTACCGGCTCCATCGCGATCGACACGACGCGCCCCGAGCTGCTGCCCGCGTGCATCGCGATCGTGACGCACCCGGAAGGTCCGCACAAGCACCTCATCGGCACGAAGGTGCGCACGCCCTTCTTCGGCGCCGAGATCGAGATCCACGGACACCACCTCGCACAGCCCGACAAGGGCACGGGCGCGGCGATGGTCTGCACGTTCGGCGATGTGACCGACATCGTCTGGTGGCGTGAGCTGCACACGGTGGCCGACCAGCACCTCCCGAACATGACCACGATCGGCCTGGACGGCCGTTTCCTGCCGACCGCGCCGGAGTCGGTCGCGAACGCGGAGGCCATCGACTGGTACGCCGAGAGCCTCGCGGGCAAGACCGTGTTCAGTGCGCGCAAGGCCCTGGTGGAGAAGCTGCAGGAGACCGGCGACGTCACCGCGGTCGGCAAGCCCTTCAACCACGCCGTGAAGTTCTTCGAGAAGGGCGACCGCCCCCTCGAGATCGTGTCGACGCGCCAGTGGTACATCCGCAACGGCGCCCGTGACGTGGCACTGCGCGACGAGCTCGTCGCGCGCGGTCAGGAGCTCACGTGGCACCCCGACTTCATGCGCGTGCGCTACGAGAACTGGGTCGGCGGCCTCACCGGCGACTGGCTGGTGTCCCGCCAGCGCTTCTTCGGCGTGCCGATCCCGCTCTGGTACGGCCTCGACGAGAACGGCGAGCGCGACTACGACCGCGTGCTGGCTCCCGACACCGCATCGCTGCCGATCGACCCCACGATCGACGTCCCGGCCGGATACACCGAAGACCAGCGCGGCGCGGCCGGAGGCTTCGACGCCGAGGCGGACATCCTCGACACCTGGGCGACGTCGTCGCTGACTCCGCAGCTCGCCGGCGGATGGCAGCGCGACGAGGAGCTGTGGCAGCTCACGGCGCCGTTCGACCTGCGGCCGCAGGGTCAGGACATCATCCGCACCTGGCTGTTCTCGACGATGCTCCGCTCGACGCTCGAGGACAGCCGCGCCCCGTGGCGCAGCGCCGCGATCTCGGGCTTCATCGTCGACCCGGACCGCAAGAAGATGTCGAAGTCGAAGGGCAACGTCGTCACCCCGGCGGACATCCTCGACGCGCACGGTTCGGATGCCGTCCGCTACTGGTCCGCATCGAGCAGGCTCGGCACGGACGCGGCCTTCGACCCGCAGAACCCGACGCAGGTGAAGATCGGACGCCGCCTCGCGATCAAGGTCCTGAACGCGGCGAAGTTCGTGCTGTCATTCCCGGTTCCCGAAGGAGCACAGGTCACGCACGCGCTCGACGCGTCGATGCTCGCATCGCTCGACGGCGTGATCGCCGACGCGACCGCGGCGTTCGAGAAGTACGACCAGGCCCGCGCGCTCGAGATCACGGAGGCGTTCTTCTGGACATTCTGCGACGACTACCTGGAGCTCGTGAAGGAACGCGCATACAACCAGAACGACGTGGGTCAGGCCTCGGCTGCGCTCGCCCTGCGGCTGGCGCTGTCCACGCTCCTTCGGCTGCTCGCCCCGGTGCTGTCGTTCGCGACGGAGGAGGCGTGGTCGTGGTTCGAGGAAGGCTCGATCCACACCGCGTCCTGGCCTGAGGCTCTCGGCATCGACGGCGACCCTGCCGTCCTCGCCGCCGCCAGCGAGGCGCTGATCGGCATCCGCCGCGCCAAGACCGAGGCCAAGGCATCGCAGAAGACTCCGGTCTCGCGCGCGGCCATCGCAGCACCCGCCGGCAAGCTCGACGCTCTGCGTGCCGCCGCGGACGACCTGCGCGCCGTCGGTCGCATCGCGGAGCTCGAGTTCACCGAGGCAGAGGCGTTCGCCGTCACGGCGATCGAGCTCGCCCCGGTCGAGGCCTCCTGA
- a CDS encoding endonuclease domain-containing protein — protein MSRSVEALLALVEALGGVVRTARLVEHGFRRTTLDAATASNALSRPRRGWIASENADPLLVQAARHGVVVTCRTQAARLGLWLHDAGGLPHVAVSPNAASGRPIAVKKHWGAPLVPRHPDSLVDGIENVLASLAECESFEHGLATWESALSKSLVTIDGLRGYAWRPAARRILERAMPFADAGLETYLRERLRWLRLPIRVQIWIAGHRVDTLVGDRLVLQIDGSHHVGSQRTEDIRHDADLMLMGYHVIRMSYTQVMFEWPTVQETVMRAIAQGLHRPR, from the coding sequence ATGTCCAGAAGCGTGGAGGCACTGTTGGCGCTGGTCGAGGCGCTCGGTGGGGTCGTGCGAACTGCTCGGCTGGTCGAGCACGGATTCAGGCGCACGACGTTGGATGCCGCCACAGCCAGCAACGCCCTCTCCCGGCCTCGTCGGGGATGGATCGCGTCGGAGAACGCGGACCCTCTCCTGGTGCAGGCTGCTCGCCATGGTGTCGTGGTGACATGCCGCACGCAAGCGGCCCGACTGGGGCTGTGGCTGCATGACGCAGGTGGACTGCCGCACGTGGCCGTCTCGCCGAACGCCGCGAGCGGCCGACCGATCGCCGTCAAGAAGCACTGGGGTGCGCCGCTCGTGCCGCGGCATCCCGATTCTCTGGTCGATGGAATCGAGAACGTGCTGGCCTCTCTCGCGGAGTGCGAGTCGTTCGAGCACGGACTGGCCACGTGGGAGTCCGCTTTGAGCAAGTCCCTCGTCACGATCGACGGACTGCGAGGGTACGCGTGGCGGCCGGCCGCTCGGCGAATCCTCGAGCGCGCCATGCCCTTCGCGGACGCCGGACTCGAGACCTACCTTCGCGAGCGTCTGCGCTGGCTGCGCCTGCCGATCCGGGTGCAGATCTGGATCGCGGGTCATCGGGTGGACACGTTGGTGGGCGACCGGCTGGTGCTTCAGATCGACGGCTCGCATCACGTGGGATCGCAGCGCACCGAGGACATCCGGCACGATGCTGATTTGATGCTGATGGGCTATCACGTCATTCGGATGTCGTACACGCAGGTCATGTTCGAGTGGCCGACCGTGCAGGAGACGGTCATGCGGGCGATCGCGCAAGGGCTGCACAGACCGCGGTAA
- a CDS encoding ABC transporter permease, translated as MRRAQRVLLWCAVAVLLLIAFAAAFPGVLATHDPLQTDVRGALLPPGDGHLFGTDQSGRDVYSRVVYGAGRSVGVGLLATAIAVVVGLAVGALAGIAPRGVDVTLMRVNDVLMAFPEFLVALVVIAILGPGPINVALAVTLAAVPVYIRLARVQTRTLGVAEHVEAARILGVPAVPAFLRHVLPGVLGSLSVLATIGIGSAILAASGLSFLGLGPAEPTPEWGLMLAGGRNVLGQAWWISVFPGIAITLTVVAATVVGRMLRARSEGRTR; from the coding sequence ATGAGGCGGGCGCAGCGAGTGCTGCTGTGGTGCGCGGTCGCCGTCCTGCTCCTGATCGCGTTCGCAGCGGCCTTCCCCGGTGTGCTCGCGACGCACGATCCGCTGCAGACCGACGTGCGCGGGGCGCTGCTGCCCCCGGGGGACGGGCATCTGTTCGGCACCGATCAGAGCGGCCGTGACGTGTACTCCCGTGTGGTGTACGGCGCTGGACGCTCGGTGGGCGTCGGGCTGCTCGCGACCGCGATCGCCGTCGTCGTCGGGCTCGCGGTCGGAGCGCTCGCCGGTATCGCGCCTCGGGGCGTGGATGTCACCCTGATGCGCGTCAACGATGTGCTGATGGCTTTCCCCGAGTTCCTCGTCGCGCTCGTGGTGATCGCGATCCTCGGCCCCGGGCCGATCAACGTCGCTCTGGCCGTGACGTTGGCGGCCGTGCCCGTGTACATCCGCCTGGCACGGGTGCAGACCCGCACGCTGGGCGTCGCCGAACATGTGGAGGCCGCACGGATCCTCGGAGTGCCGGCCGTGCCGGCGTTCCTGCGCCACGTGCTGCCCGGTGTGCTCGGTTCGTTGAGTGTGCTCGCGACGATCGGTATCGGATCGGCCATCCTCGCGGCCTCGGGACTCAGCTTCCTCGGACTCGGTCCCGCAGAGCCGACTCCCGAGTGGGGGCTGATGCTCGCGGGAGGCCGCAACGTGCTGGGTCAGGCGTGGTGGATCTCGGTGTTCCCCGGCATCGCGATCACCCTCACGGTGGTCGCGGCGACGGTCGTCGGACGGATGCTGAGAGCCCGCTCCGAGGGGAGGACGCGATGA